One Cellulomonas sp. NS3 genomic region harbors:
- a CDS encoding nitroreductase family deazaflavin-dependent oxidoreductase has translation MSGGRFLWTTSSRRGWGALRLTTTGRRSGAERSVILGYLEDGPNLVTLAMNGWAEGDPAWWLNLQAHPDGTVRLAGQDARPVRARSATGPERARLWQRWIAVDPQLDALTASRSTATAVVVLEPRVAT, from the coding sequence GTGAGCGGCGGACGCTTCCTGTGGACGACGTCGAGCAGGCGCGGCTGGGGTGCGCTGCGGCTGACGACGACCGGCCGGAGGTCCGGTGCCGAGCGCAGCGTCATCCTGGGCTACCTCGAGGACGGCCCGAACCTCGTCACGCTCGCGATGAACGGCTGGGCGGAGGGCGACCCCGCGTGGTGGCTCAACCTCCAGGCCCACCCGGACGGGACGGTCCGGCTCGCCGGGCAGGACGCGCGCCCGGTCCGCGCACGGTCCGCGACGGGGCCGGAGCGTGCGCGGCTGTGGCAGCGGTGGATCGCCGTCGACCCGCAGCTCGACGCCCTGACGGCGTCACGGTCGACCGCGACCGCCGTCGTGGTCCTGGAGCCGCGGGTGGCGACCTAG
- a CDS encoding DUF6350 family protein: MDPVSTPTGTERLQRVRRQLLTADDGTSRFGAARPGDGEGAARWVAGLLAGLQGAILSLLVVVLPAVAAYVVTSADPSNADVPWTRSLELGTGLWLLAHGVPLAVGTDVVTLVPLGLTLLALYTCHASARRSGYPTSLALSAGVGGYVAVAVVLSLLVRASVGHVVLAASGALVVSGLGLATGLARRPEAPPLRGLTRPLWSRVPAPVRAGVPAGVLAVALVLAAAAFVTVLWVLAGRATIADVIEALDLDAVGGGVLALAELAFLPNLVVWAFAWLAGPGFHVGTGTTFTTAEVVPGPIPALPLLGALPQPDMAGGALVAAPVLLLLAGCVAGWWLHRRTVPARVRDVLVAGAAAGVAAGACAAGLVSLASGAVGPGRMAQVGAAWAPVGGVVALGVALGALVIALPAEPLVRDAVRHGRWRRGARGDAERAADEGHREG, encoded by the coding sequence ATGGACCCCGTGAGCACCCCCACCGGAACCGAGCGGCTCCAGCGCGTGCGCCGTCAGCTGCTCACGGCGGACGACGGCACGTCCCGGTTCGGCGCCGCACGTCCGGGCGACGGCGAGGGCGCCGCGCGCTGGGTCGCCGGCCTGCTGGCCGGGCTCCAGGGCGCGATCCTGTCGCTGCTCGTCGTGGTCCTCCCCGCGGTCGCGGCGTACGTCGTGACGTCGGCGGACCCGTCGAACGCCGACGTCCCGTGGACGCGCTCGCTCGAGCTCGGCACGGGTCTCTGGCTGCTCGCGCACGGCGTCCCGCTCGCGGTGGGCACGGACGTCGTGACGCTCGTGCCGCTCGGCCTCACGCTGCTCGCGCTGTACACGTGCCACGCGTCGGCCCGGCGCTCGGGCTACCCGACGTCGCTCGCGCTCTCCGCCGGCGTCGGGGGGTACGTCGCCGTCGCGGTCGTCCTGTCGCTGCTCGTGCGCGCGTCCGTCGGTCACGTGGTGCTCGCGGCGTCGGGGGCGCTCGTCGTGTCGGGGCTCGGGCTCGCGACCGGGCTCGCGCGCCGGCCCGAGGCGCCCCCGCTGCGCGGGCTCACCCGGCCGCTGTGGTCGCGGGTCCCGGCTCCCGTGCGCGCGGGGGTGCCCGCCGGGGTGCTCGCCGTCGCGCTCGTGCTCGCCGCCGCCGCGTTCGTCACCGTGCTGTGGGTGCTTGCGGGGCGCGCGACGATCGCCGACGTCATCGAGGCGCTCGACCTCGACGCGGTCGGCGGGGGAGTGCTCGCGCTCGCGGAGCTGGCGTTCCTCCCGAACCTCGTGGTGTGGGCGTTCGCGTGGCTCGCCGGGCCGGGGTTCCACGTCGGGACCGGCACGACGTTCACGACGGCCGAGGTCGTGCCCGGCCCCATCCCGGCGCTGCCCCTGCTCGGGGCGCTGCCGCAGCCGGACATGGCCGGGGGAGCGCTCGTCGCCGCACCCGTGCTGCTCCTGCTGGCCGGCTGCGTCGCCGGCTGGTGGCTGCACCGGCGGACGGTCCCGGCCCGGGTGCGCGACGTCCTCGTCGCCGGGGCGGCGGCCGGGGTCGCCGCGGGCGCCTGCGCGGCGGGGCTCGTGTCGCTCGCGAGCGGGGCGGTCGGACCCGGCCGGATGGCCCAGGTGGGTGCGGCGTGGGCGCCGGTCGGCGGCGTCGTGGCGCTCGGGGTCGCCCTCGGCGCGCTCGTCATCGCGCTCCCCGCGGAGCCGCTCGTGCGTGACGCGGTGCGTCACGGGCGGTGGCGGCGTGGCGCGCGCGGGGACGCGGAGCGTGCGGCGGACGAGGGGCACCGCGAAGGCTGA
- a CDS encoding DUF2867 domain-containing protein gives MRLPTAAHTDAPWRIHEVAPDFRVEDVWALATPGGPDDLPRLVDAMFAGRFPDDAPPVVRALWAARERIGAALGWDRPDDGLGARVPSLRERLPADLRMPPGGPDPAPFTPLYATEDEWVAETANRTVHAVLHLGWVPDGDGGHTGRMAVLVRPNGRLGAAYMTAIAPFRHLLVYPALLRGIERRWREPAARPAAR, from the coding sequence ATGAGACTCCCGACCGCCGCCCACACCGACGCCCCCTGGCGCATCCACGAGGTCGCACCCGACTTCAGGGTCGAGGACGTGTGGGCGCTCGCGACGCCCGGCGGCCCGGACGACCTGCCGCGGCTCGTCGACGCCATGTTCGCCGGGCGGTTCCCGGACGACGCCCCGCCCGTCGTGCGGGCGCTGTGGGCCGCGCGCGAGCGGATCGGTGCCGCGCTCGGCTGGGACCGGCCCGACGACGGGCTCGGCGCACGCGTCCCGTCGCTGCGGGAGCGGCTGCCGGCCGACCTGCGCATGCCGCCCGGCGGCCCGGACCCCGCGCCGTTCACGCCGCTCTACGCGACCGAGGACGAGTGGGTCGCCGAGACCGCGAACCGGACGGTGCACGCCGTGCTCCACCTGGGCTGGGTGCCGGACGGCGACGGTGGGCACACCGGCCGGATGGCCGTGCTCGTCCGGCCGAACGGGCGGCTCGGCGCCGCGTACATGACCGCGATCGCGCCGTTCCGGCACCTGCTCGTGTACCCGGCGCTGCTGCGCGGGATCGAGCGGCGGTGGCGCGAGCCGGCCGCGAGGCCCGCGGCTCGCTGA
- a CDS encoding NAD-dependent epimerase/dehydratase family protein has protein sequence MARHVVVGKGPIGSTLAQHLADAGHEVLVLSRSGGPAVATTPAGGTVEHRAADATDPEELTRATRGAVALHNCVNPPYHRWTTDWPPVAGALLAAAEATGAVLVVAGNLYGYGRGTQLMREDSPLATTETKGAVRAAMWAEAERRHRAGALRATEVRGSDYLGPGAQAHAHAGPRMLEPLLAGKPLYPIGSADTVHSWTYLPDFARALAAAAVTEAAWGRPWHVPSPEPLTYREVATRFATAAGAPAPRIRTVPLAVVRAVGLVNPMMREVHAMGYQFVEPFVMDTTASERALGVTATPWSRVVEETLAAWRAETGHTADGRRSSTGTGRAAA, from the coding sequence ATGGCTCGTCACGTGGTCGTCGGCAAGGGCCCCATCGGCTCGACCCTCGCCCAGCATCTCGCCGACGCGGGGCACGAGGTGCTCGTGCTCAGCCGCTCCGGTGGCCCCGCGGTCGCCACGACCCCCGCGGGCGGGACCGTCGAGCACCGCGCCGCGGACGCGACGGACCCGGAGGAGCTGACCCGCGCGACGCGCGGGGCCGTCGCCCTCCACAACTGCGTCAACCCGCCCTACCACCGGTGGACGACCGACTGGCCGCCCGTCGCCGGAGCGCTGCTCGCCGCGGCCGAGGCCACCGGCGCGGTGCTCGTCGTCGCGGGCAACCTCTACGGCTACGGGCGCGGCACTCAGCTGATGCGCGAGGACTCCCCGCTCGCCACGACCGAGACCAAGGGCGCGGTGCGCGCCGCGATGTGGGCCGAGGCGGAGCGCCGCCACCGGGCCGGCGCCCTGCGTGCGACGGAGGTCCGCGGGAGCGACTACCTGGGCCCCGGCGCGCAGGCGCACGCGCACGCCGGCCCGCGCATGCTCGAGCCGCTCCTCGCCGGGAAGCCGCTGTACCCGATCGGCTCGGCCGACACCGTGCACTCGTGGACGTACCTGCCCGACTTCGCCCGCGCCCTCGCCGCCGCCGCGGTGACCGAGGCCGCCTGGGGCCGCCCGTGGCACGTCCCGTCGCCCGAGCCGCTGACGTACCGCGAGGTCGCGACCCGCTTCGCGACCGCCGCCGGTGCGCCCGCCCCGCGGATCCGGACCGTCCCGCTCGCCGTCGTGCGCGCGGTCGGTCTCGTGAACCCGATGATGCGCGAGGTCCACGCCATGGGCTACCAGTTCGTCGAGCCGTTCGTGATGGACACGACGGCCTCCGAGCGGGCCCTCGGCGTCACGGCGACCCCGTGGTCGCGCGTCGTCGAGGAGACGCTGGCGGCGTGGCGCGCCGAGACCGGCCACACGGCCGACGGCCGGCGCTCCAGTACCGGCACCGGGCGCGCTGCGGCGTGA
- the sucD gene encoding succinate--CoA ligase subunit alpha, with the protein MAIFLTEASKVIVQGMTGSEGQKHTTRMLASGTTVVGGVNPRKAGTSVEFPTGSGAHAASVSVPVFGSVAEAVAQTGADVSVIFVPPAHTKAAVVEAVDAGVPLVVIITEGVPVDDTAEFFAYAQDKGVRLVGPNCPGLISPGKSNVGIIPADITGPGKVGLVSKSGTLTYQMMYELRDFGFSTAVGIGGDPIIGTTHIDALEAFEADPDTELIVLIGEIGGDAEERAAAYIKEHVTKPVVGYVAGFTAPEGKTMGHAGAIVSGSAGTAQAKKEALEAAGVKVGKTPSETAALARELLS; encoded by the coding sequence ATGGCGATCTTCCTGACCGAGGCATCCAAGGTCATCGTCCAGGGCATGACCGGCTCCGAGGGCCAGAAGCACACGACGCGCATGCTCGCGAGCGGCACGACGGTCGTCGGCGGCGTGAACCCGCGCAAGGCCGGCACGTCGGTCGAGTTCCCGACCGGCTCGGGCGCGCACGCCGCGTCGGTGTCCGTGCCGGTGTTCGGCTCGGTGGCCGAGGCCGTCGCGCAGACCGGCGCCGACGTGTCCGTCATCTTCGTGCCGCCGGCCCACACCAAGGCCGCGGTCGTCGAGGCCGTCGACGCGGGCGTCCCGCTCGTCGTCATCATCACCGAGGGCGTGCCGGTCGACGACACCGCCGAGTTCTTCGCGTACGCGCAGGACAAGGGCGTGCGCCTGGTCGGCCCGAACTGCCCCGGCCTGATCAGCCCCGGGAAGTCGAACGTCGGCATCATCCCCGCGGACATCACGGGCCCCGGCAAGGTCGGCCTCGTGTCGAAGTCGGGCACGCTGACCTACCAGATGATGTACGAGCTGCGGGACTTCGGGTTCTCGACGGCCGTCGGCATCGGCGGCGACCCGATCATCGGCACGACGCACATCGACGCGCTCGAGGCGTTCGAGGCCGACCCCGACACCGAGCTCATCGTGCTCATCGGCGAGATCGGCGGCGACGCCGAGGAGCGGGCCGCGGCCTACATCAAGGAGCACGTGACGAAGCCGGTCGTCGGCTACGTCGCGGGCTTCACCGCCCCCGAGGGCAAGACCATGGGCCACGCCGGCGCGATCGTGTCCGGCTCGGCCGGTACCGCGCAGGCCAAGAAGGAGGCCCTCGAGGCCGCCGGGGTCAAGGTCGGCAAGACGCCGAGCGAGACGGCGGCGCTCGCACGCGAGCTGCTCTCCTGA
- a CDS encoding toxin-antitoxin system HicB family antitoxin yields MDLTRYVDDLQHRLASAADAAGQDARELAERLAAPLDAAVRLVLLDALTAAAGEISAELAPGSVDVRLRSGGPEFVVEAPVARPDPAAPPSWAPAPPAPPTAAALPAPPDLDTGGTTRTTLRLPDQLKAQVELAAAREGLSVNTWLVRAVAAALEQATDLPAAQARAEPRGGTRLTGWVR; encoded by the coding sequence ATGGACCTGACCCGTTACGTCGACGACCTGCAGCACCGGCTGGCCTCGGCCGCCGACGCCGCAGGCCAGGACGCCCGCGAGCTCGCCGAACGGCTGGCCGCACCGCTCGACGCCGCTGTGCGGCTCGTCCTGCTGGACGCGCTGACCGCCGCTGCGGGCGAGATCTCCGCCGAGCTCGCACCCGGTTCGGTCGACGTGCGGCTGCGCAGCGGCGGCCCGGAGTTCGTCGTCGAGGCCCCCGTCGCGCGACCGGACCCGGCGGCGCCGCCCTCGTGGGCTCCCGCACCGCCGGCCCCGCCGACCGCGGCCGCGCTGCCCGCGCCGCCGGACCTCGACACCGGCGGCACGACCCGCACCACGCTGCGCCTGCCCGACCAGCTCAAGGCCCAGGTCGAGCTCGCCGCCGCCCGCGAGGGCCTGTCCGTCAACACCTGGCTCGTGCGCGCGGTCGCCGCGGCGCTCGAGCAGGCCACCGACCTGCCCGCCGCCCAGGCGCGCGCCGAGCCCCGGGGCGGGACGCGCCTCACGGGCTGGGTGCGCTGA
- a CDS encoding ABC transporter permease, which translates to MTTATLIPTAGARPVADTLTMLRRNLLRAARYPGLTSFTVGIPIALLLLFVFVFGGAFGAGVAPGVAAGADGRAAYLDYITPAILLFAVVGAAQSVAITAAMDATSGIMARFKTMAISPGSVLGGPVLGTVVQGLAAVVLVLVLAVVLGFRPGAGPLDWLALTGFLTLVTFTTSWLCVAMGLAAKSVETASNTPMMLTALPFLGSGFVPVETMPPAVRWFAEYQPFTPVIETTRALLAGTAPDTSTTLLALGWSVVLGGAGYAWARALYRRERR; encoded by the coding sequence ATGACCACCGCGACCCTGATCCCGACCGCCGGCGCCCGGCCCGTCGCCGACACCCTCACGATGCTGCGCCGCAACCTGCTGCGCGCCGCGCGCTACCCGGGCCTGACGAGCTTCACGGTCGGCATCCCGATCGCGCTGCTGCTGCTCTTCGTCTTCGTGTTCGGCGGCGCGTTCGGTGCCGGCGTGGCGCCCGGGGTGGCCGCGGGGGCGGACGGCCGGGCGGCGTACCTGGACTACATCACCCCCGCGATCCTGCTGTTCGCGGTCGTGGGGGCGGCGCAGAGCGTCGCGATCACCGCGGCGATGGACGCCACGAGCGGGATCATGGCGCGGTTCAAGACCATGGCGATCTCGCCGGGCTCCGTGCTCGGGGGGCCCGTGCTCGGCACGGTCGTCCAGGGGCTCGCGGCCGTCGTCCTCGTGCTCGTGCTGGCCGTCGTGCTCGGCTTCCGCCCGGGCGCGGGTCCGCTCGACTGGCTCGCGCTGACCGGGTTCCTCACGCTCGTCACCTTCACGACGAGCTGGCTGTGCGTCGCGATGGGGCTCGCCGCGAAGTCGGTCGAGACGGCGTCGAACACCCCGATGATGCTGACCGCCCTGCCGTTCCTGGGCAGCGGGTTCGTGCCCGTCGAGACCATGCCGCCGGCGGTGCGCTGGTTCGCCGAGTACCAGCCGTTCACCCCGGTGATCGAGACGACGCGCGCCCTGCTGGCCGGCACGGCGCCCGACACCTCGACGACGCTCCTGGCGCTCGGGTGGTCGGTGGTCCTCGGCGGGGCCGGCTACGCGTGGGCCCGTGCGCTGTACCGGCGCGAGCGACGCTGA
- a CDS encoding DUF4097 domain-containing protein — protein MPTFPVPAPVPVVVDLPVGCSLHVVAGDRDDVVVTVLPADAAKAGDVRTAEEVHVGRDDRAVTITGPRAWKQYVPFAAGSIAVTVELPAGSDLSGRTGTLYAEGRLGAVDVQVTAGDARVDEAARLDLKVSAGSVVVGRSAGATSVKASAGSVRITELAGDGTVRASNGPTVVGSVTGSLQVTGAHAEISVGRVRGTLTATTAAAGIRVERVEHGTVTLTTSYGTIEVGVPEGTAAWLDVSSEHGTARNQLLPTDGPAEDQPTAEIHASTGYGDVIVRRP, from the coding sequence ATGCCCACGTTCCCCGTCCCCGCCCCGGTCCCGGTCGTCGTCGACCTCCCCGTGGGCTGCAGCCTGCACGTCGTCGCGGGTGACCGTGACGACGTCGTGGTCACCGTCCTGCCCGCCGACGCCGCCAAGGCGGGCGACGTGCGCACCGCCGAGGAGGTGCACGTCGGGCGCGACGACCGCGCCGTGACGATCACCGGTCCGCGCGCCTGGAAGCAGTACGTACCGTTCGCCGCGGGGAGCATCGCCGTCACGGTCGAGCTCCCGGCGGGGTCCGACCTCAGCGGCCGGACCGGCACGCTCTACGCCGAGGGCCGCCTCGGCGCGGTCGACGTGCAGGTCACCGCCGGCGACGCCCGGGTCGACGAGGCCGCCCGCCTCGACCTCAAGGTCTCCGCGGGGTCCGTCGTCGTCGGCCGGAGCGCCGGCGCCACGTCGGTCAAGGCGTCGGCCGGCTCGGTGCGCATCACCGAGCTCGCCGGCGACGGCACGGTCCGTGCCAGCAACGGGCCCACCGTCGTCGGCTCGGTGACCGGGTCGTTGCAGGTCACCGGCGCGCACGCGGAGATCTCCGTCGGGCGGGTCCGCGGCACGCTCACCGCGACCACCGCGGCGGCCGGCATCCGCGTCGAGCGCGTCGAGCACGGCACCGTCACGCTCACGACGTCCTACGGGACGATCGAGGTCGGCGTGCCGGAGGGGACGGCCGCGTGGCTCGACGTCTCCTCCGAGCACGGCACCGCGCGCAACCAGCTGCTCCCCACCGACGGCCCGGCGGAGGACCAGCCCACGGCCGAGATCCACGCCAGCACCGGCTACGGCGACGTCATCGTGCGCCGCCCCTGA
- a CDS encoding TetR/AcrR family transcriptional regulator, with protein sequence MAEPTNAPRGARERARAEIMAELLTSARAHLVADGAASLSLRAVARDLGVASSAVYRYVESRDALLTLLIVEAYDAAGAAAEEADRAAEQRGDAPAQRWLKAARAVRAWAIANPHSFELVYGTPVRGYRAPTDTVAPALRLWGVVVRVLLAAHADGSLRPVGPGYDPRGLVEPDVYAFAGLGPEEEVPDDVALALTRSMSLFVSLVGAISAELFGHLHNVAVDADRLFDVTIATTSAGIGLHVDLG encoded by the coding sequence ATGGCCGAGCCGACGAACGCACCCCGCGGCGCCCGCGAGCGCGCCCGCGCCGAGATCATGGCGGAGCTGCTCACGAGCGCCCGGGCCCACCTCGTGGCGGACGGTGCGGCGAGCCTCTCGCTGCGCGCCGTCGCGCGGGACCTCGGAGTCGCGTCCTCGGCGGTGTACCGCTACGTGGAGTCCCGGGACGCGCTGCTCACCCTGCTGATCGTCGAGGCGTACGACGCCGCGGGCGCCGCGGCCGAGGAGGCCGACCGTGCCGCGGAGCAGCGGGGCGACGCGCCGGCGCAGCGCTGGCTCAAGGCCGCGCGGGCCGTGCGCGCCTGGGCGATCGCGAACCCGCACTCCTTCGAGCTCGTCTACGGCACGCCCGTCCGCGGATACCGCGCACCCACGGACACGGTCGCGCCCGCGCTGCGCCTCTGGGGTGTCGTCGTGCGCGTGCTCCTCGCCGCGCACGCCGACGGCTCGCTGCGTCCCGTCGGCCCGGGCTACGACCCGCGGGGCCTCGTCGAGCCGGACGTCTACGCGTTCGCGGGCCTCGGCCCCGAGGAGGAGGTGCCCGACGACGTCGCGCTCGCGCTCACCCGGTCGATGTCGCTGTTCGTGTCCCTGGTCGGCGCGATCAGCGCGGAGCTGTTCGGCCACCTGCACAACGTCGCGGTCGACGCGGACCGCCTGTTCGACGTGACGATCGCGACGACGTCGGCCGGCATCGGACTGCACGTCGACCTCGGCTAG
- a CDS encoding ABC transporter ATP-binding protein has product MPGTAPAIALRGLRKSFGDHTVLDGVDLVVQPGTITALLGPNGAGKTTTVGVLSTLLRSDGGSAHVAGHDVVTDPGAVRAAIGVTGQASAVDDLLTGAENLRLMTALHHLGRREGRERVEQLLAQLGLTEAAGKPVSTWSGGMRRKLDLAMTLVGHPAVVFLDEPTTGLDPRSRRTLWDEVRTLVAGGTTILLTTQYLEEADRLADRVAVLDGGRIVAEGTPDELKSAHDAGSLDDVFLRLTEPSTDAPAAGGPTGTTTPTTSKEVAS; this is encoded by the coding sequence ATGCCTGGAACAGCTCCTGCGATCGCGCTCCGCGGTCTGCGCAAGTCCTTCGGGGACCACACCGTGCTCGACGGTGTCGACCTCGTCGTCCAGCCCGGCACGATCACGGCGCTGCTCGGCCCGAACGGCGCCGGCAAGACCACGACCGTCGGCGTCCTGTCGACGCTGCTGCGCTCCGACGGCGGCAGCGCGCACGTCGCCGGCCACGACGTCGTGACCGACCCCGGTGCCGTGCGCGCCGCGATCGGCGTCACGGGTCAGGCGTCGGCGGTCGACGACCTGCTCACCGGGGCGGAGAACCTGCGGCTCATGACCGCGCTGCACCACCTCGGCCGCCGCGAGGGGCGCGAGCGCGTCGAGCAGCTGCTGGCCCAGCTCGGCCTCACCGAGGCGGCGGGCAAGCCGGTGTCGACGTGGTCCGGCGGCATGCGCCGCAAGCTCGACCTCGCGATGACGCTCGTCGGGCACCCGGCGGTCGTGTTCCTCGACGAGCCCACCACGGGCCTGGACCCGCGCAGCCGCCGCACGCTGTGGGACGAGGTGCGCACCCTGGTGGCGGGCGGCACGACGATTTTGCTCACCACGCAGTACCTCGAGGAGGCGGACCGGCTCGCCGACCGCGTCGCGGTCCTCGACGGCGGGCGCATCGTCGCCGAGGGCACGCCCGACGAGCTCAAGTCCGCGCACGACGCCGGGTCGCTCGACGACGTCTTCCTGCGCCTCACGGAGCCGTCCACCGACGCGCCCGCGGCCGGCGGCCCGACCGGCACCACCACCCCGACGACCTCGAAGGAGGTGGCCTCATGA
- the purH gene encoding bifunctional phosphoribosylaminoimidazolecarboxamide formyltransferase/IMP cyclohydrolase, with protein sequence MSHELTPLEPVLDPAAPETRRPVRRALLSVYDKQGLVELATALHAAGVELVSTGSTAGTIASAGVPVTRVEDLTGFPECLDGRVKTLHPRVHAGILADTRRPDHVAQLAALEVEPFDLVVVNLYPFSATVASGAGPDECVELIDIGGPSMVRAAAKNHPSVSVVVDPARYAELAEAVAAGGFTLAQRRRLAADAFAHTAAYDVAVASWFASSYAPDAVAGESGFPAVLGGTWDRGRVLRYGENPHQGAALYLSTDGAAGEGLAGATQLHGKEMSYNNYVDADAAWRAAHDHDGPAVAIIKHANPCGIAVGTDIADAHAKAHACDPVSAFGGVIAANGPVTLAAAQQIAPVFTEVVVAPSFEPEAVELLTQKKNIRLLTVAGTPNAAPVELRPVTGGVLLQVADRITAPGDDPASWTLAAGAAADDATLADLVFAWRAVRAVKSNAILLAHDGASVGVGMGQVNRVDSCRLAVERANTGDVERARGAVAASDAFFPFADGLQVLLDAGVRAVVQPGGSVRDEEVVAAAQAAGVTLYLTGTRHFAH encoded by the coding sequence ATGTCCCACGAGCTCACTCCCCTCGAGCCCGTCCTCGACCCCGCCGCCCCCGAGACGCGCCGGCCCGTCCGCCGCGCGCTCCTGAGCGTCTACGACAAGCAGGGCCTCGTCGAGCTTGCGACCGCGCTGCACGCCGCCGGTGTCGAGCTCGTCTCGACCGGGTCGACGGCCGGCACGATCGCGTCCGCCGGGGTCCCGGTCACCCGCGTCGAGGACCTGACCGGCTTCCCCGAGTGCCTCGACGGGCGCGTCAAGACGCTGCACCCCCGCGTGCACGCCGGGATCCTCGCCGACACCCGCCGTCCCGACCACGTCGCGCAGCTCGCCGCCCTCGAGGTCGAGCCGTTCGACCTCGTCGTGGTGAACCTCTACCCGTTCAGCGCGACCGTGGCCTCGGGCGCGGGGCCCGACGAGTGCGTCGAGCTCATCGACATCGGCGGGCCGTCGATGGTGCGCGCCGCCGCCAAGAACCACCCGAGCGTCTCGGTCGTCGTCGACCCTGCGCGCTACGCGGAGCTCGCCGAGGCCGTCGCGGCCGGCGGGTTCACGCTGGCGCAGCGCCGTCGCCTCGCGGCCGACGCCTTCGCGCACACCGCCGCGTACGACGTGGCCGTCGCGTCGTGGTTCGCGTCGTCCTACGCGCCCGACGCGGTCGCGGGCGAGTCCGGCTTCCCCGCGGTGCTCGGCGGCACGTGGGACCGCGGCCGGGTGCTGCGCTACGGCGAGAACCCGCACCAGGGCGCCGCGCTGTACCTCTCGACGGACGGTGCGGCGGGCGAGGGCCTGGCGGGCGCGACGCAGCTGCACGGCAAGGAGATGAGCTACAACAACTACGTGGACGCCGACGCCGCCTGGCGCGCCGCGCACGACCACGACGGCCCGGCCGTGGCGATCATCAAGCACGCGAACCCGTGCGGCATCGCGGTCGGCACCGACATCGCCGATGCGCACGCCAAGGCCCACGCGTGCGACCCGGTCTCGGCGTTCGGCGGCGTCATCGCGGCGAACGGCCCGGTGACGCTCGCGGCCGCGCAGCAGATCGCGCCCGTCTTCACCGAGGTCGTCGTCGCGCCGTCGTTCGAGCCCGAGGCCGTCGAGCTGCTCACGCAGAAGAAGAACATCCGGCTGCTCACGGTCGCCGGCACGCCGAACGCCGCCCCCGTCGAGCTGCGCCCGGTGACCGGTGGGGTGCTGCTCCAGGTCGCCGACCGCATCACGGCACCGGGTGACGACCCGGCGTCGTGGACGCTGGCCGCGGGCGCCGCCGCCGACGACGCGACGCTCGCGGACCTCGTGTTCGCGTGGCGCGCGGTCCGGGCCGTGAAGTCCAACGCGATCCTGCTCGCGCACGACGGTGCGTCGGTCGGCGTCGGCATGGGCCAGGTCAACCGGGTCGACTCGTGCCGCCTCGCGGTCGAGCGGGCCAACACCGGCGACGTCGAGCGGGCCCGCGGCGCGGTGGCGGCCTCGGACGCGTTCTTCCCGTTCGCGGACGGCCTGCAGGTGCTGCTCGACGCGGGGGTGCGGGCGGTCGTCCAGCCCGGTGGGTCGGTGCGCGACGAGGAGGTCGTCGCGGCGGCCCAGGCGGCCGGCGTGACGCTCTACCTCACGGGCACGCGCCACTTCGCGCACTGA
- the purN gene encoding phosphoribosylglycinamide formyltransferase has protein sequence MAAPNPPRTPSPDVLPTSTRVVVLISGTGSNLAALLAAHADPAYGARVVGVVSDKPDAGGLALAREAGVATVVVRPGDFDDRAAWDAALAEAVGVFSPGLVVSAGFMRLLGAPFLARWGGRVINTHPALLPSFPGAHGVRDALAHGVKVTGCTVHLIDEGVDTGPVIAQRAVDVRDDDDEASLHERIKTVERELLVDVVGRVAREGLTVEGRRVRIGSRA, from the coding sequence GTGGCCGCTCCGAACCCGCCCCGCACCCCCAGCCCCGACGTCCTGCCGACGTCGACGCGTGTCGTCGTCCTGATCTCCGGGACCGGCTCGAACCTCGCCGCGCTGCTCGCGGCGCACGCCGACCCCGCGTACGGCGCGCGCGTCGTGGGTGTCGTGAGCGACAAGCCGGACGCCGGGGGGCTCGCGCTGGCCCGCGAGGCCGGGGTCGCGACCGTCGTCGTCCGGCCCGGGGACTTCGACGACCGCGCCGCGTGGGACGCCGCGCTCGCCGAGGCCGTGGGCGTGTTCAGCCCGGGGCTGGTGGTCAGCGCCGGCTTCATGCGGCTGCTCGGGGCGCCGTTCCTGGCGCGCTGGGGCGGCCGCGTCATCAACACCCACCCCGCGCTGCTCCCCTCGTTCCCGGGTGCGCACGGAGTGCGGGACGCGCTCGCGCACGGCGTGAAGGTCACCGGCTGCACGGTCCACCTCATCGACGAGGGGGTCGACACCGGCCCGGTCATCGCGCAGCGGGCCGTGGACGTGCGCGACGACGACGACGAGGCGAGCCTGCACGAGCGGATCAAGACGGTCGAGCGGGAGCTTCTCGTGGACGTCGTGGGCCGCGTCGCGCGCGAGGGGCTGACGGTCGAGGGGCGCCGGGTCAGGATCGGCTCCCGGGCCTAG